The proteins below are encoded in one region of Telopea speciosissima isolate NSW1024214 ecotype Mountain lineage chromosome 10, Tspe_v1, whole genome shotgun sequence:
- the LOC122643784 gene encoding protein IRON-RELATED TRANSCRIPTION FACTOR 2-like translates to MANEWDGEGSIKYRKSGYTTTALGAIDARERHKLAERERRKSMQELFLSLHALLRHSKSVRKEQSAILEEIIKYIPLAVARLRSLQNKKDSPSSTSSKVSKSPAPPVLASNRHSASSDSSEFDIRVAAETSSFVSIRIRGDRVNVSLTHTNPKGTSQVLPLSVIIDELEAHHLEIVRSTHCRDGSKTLHHTDCKIGDGLDRSPPLLKARLEQLAGKLLCLRKSSSLKRNFDHLD, encoded by the exons AAATACAGAAAGTCCGGCTACACAACCACCGCTCTCGGCGCCATCGACGCACGAGAGCGCCACAAGTTGGCCGAACGCGAGCGGCGCAAATCAATGCAAGAgctcttcctctccctccacGCTCTCCTCCGACACTCCAAATCAGTCCGAAAGGAACAATCAGCAATCCTTGAAGAGATCATCAAGTACATACCTTTGGCTGTCGCTCGTCTCCGATCGCTCCAAAATAAGAAAGACTCGCCttcctctacttcctccaagGTATCGAAGTCCCCGGCGCCGCCTGTCCTGGCATCGAACCGTCACTCTGCTTCCTCTGACTCGTCGGAATTCGACATCCGAGTCGCGGCTGAGACTTCGTCGTTTGTGTCGATTCGGATTAGAGGAGACCGAGTTAATGTGTCATTGACTCATACGAATCCCAAGGGGACTTCACAGGTTCTCCCACTCTCCGTCATAATAGATGAGCTTGAAGCTCATCACCTTGAGATTGTTCGTTCTACGCATTGCCGTGATGGGAGCAAGACACTCCATCACACCGATTGCAAG ATTGGTGATGGGTTGGATAGATCTCCTCCTCTGTTAAAAGCTAGATTAGAGCAACTAGCCGGCAAACTTCTTTGCTTGAGGAAATCTTCTTCGTTGAAGAGAAATTTTGACCACCTGGACTGA